The Vigna angularis cultivar LongXiaoDou No.4 chromosome 9, ASM1680809v1, whole genome shotgun sequence DNA window ATTCTCTCCATCTTGCAAATAATGATTGGAatgttttcttccatcttccgaAGGTCGACCTCATTCAATGTTGTACAACATAAATCTCTAAAGAAATGACTTACTTCTGTAATGGGATTGAGAACATGAGTCGGTAAAGAACTAAACGCTATAGGAAGTAAGCATTCCATAAACACATGGCAGTCATGACTTTTCATCCCAATGACCTTTCCCCTATTCACATCAACACACCTTGACAAGTTAGAAGAATATCCATCAGGCATCCTAAGATCTTTCAACCACTGACAGACCTGTTTTGATTGGTCTACTGAAAGTGTATAATTAGCTTTTGGCTTGTACATCTTTCCATTTGTATGAGTTTTGAGCTCCAAGTCTTTTCGTTTACAATACAAGCCTAAATCCATTCGGGCCTTTTCATTGTCTTTTGACTTTCCACTGACATTCATCACAGTattaaaaatgttgtcaaaaaaattctTCTCAATATGCATGAAATCAAGATTATGCCTTAACAAATTATCCTTCCAATATGGTAGATCCCAAAAGATGTTTTTTTTCGTCCAATTATGCCACTCACCGTATCCATCTATTCTTGGTGCACCATTTTCAGTTACTTTAGGATAACCATTAACTCTATTCCAAACTTCTGTTCCCGTCAAATATGGTGGCACGTCTTCCATGTCCACTTCCCCCTTTTTGAAAGCATTCTTATTTCTCCTAAAGGCATGGTCATTTGGTAAAAACCTCCGATGGGAGTCAAACCACGAATTTTTTCGCccattatataatctaaaagccTTTGAATgctccatgcaatgtggacaagccAATTTACCATGGGTGCTCCATCCAGACAGCATACCATAAGCAGGAAAATCATTAATTGTCCACATTAGCATTGCCCTCATGATAAAGTTTTGTCGCCTTGAAATATCGTATGTTATGACACCACTCCACAACTTTTTCAAGTCATCTATCAAGGGCTCTAGGTATACATCAATGCGTACTTTTGGATTGAATGGCCCCGGAATGAGACAAGTCAAAAACATGTAGGGTTTAGACATGCACATTTCTGGAGGCAGGTTGTACGGCGTGACAATTACTGGCCAACACGAATATGGTATAGATGATGCCTGCACATATGGATTAAAACCATCGGAGCATAAACCAAGTCGAACATTGCGTGGCTCAATGGAAAAATCACGATGTACTCTATCAAAGTGCCTCCACGCCTCTCCATCACATGGATGACGCAAAACACCATTTGACGACTTGTTGTGATGGTGCCATGTCATTTCTGTTGCAGTTTCTTTTGAGGCATACATTCTTTGAAGTCTTGGAATTATTGGCAAATAGAACATGGATTTAACgggaacttttttttttgaacttgcTCCTGTCTTGTGTTGTTGATACCTTGGCTTCCCACAAAATTTGCATTCAACTAACGCTCCATCCATCTtaccatattcattatcatagaatAGCATGCAACCATCcacacaacaatcaatcctcTGTGACTGTAATCCCAGCTTCGACACTATCTTTTTTGCATCGTAGTAAGTTTTCGGTAAACCACATTTGTGTGGTGTTACATCCAAAAGCATTTTTGCAAAAAAATCTATGCATTGGTTAGGAATATTCCAATTCGACTTGCAAGCTAAAAGCCTCACACACATTGATAATTTGGAGTCTGATGCTCCTTCATACAAAGGCGTATTTGCCTCCAACAAAAGGTTATAAAACCTTTGAGTTTCTTCATTTGGAGCCTCTTCTATGTTAGAAGAATTTGATGCTTGGAAGGGTTGTCTTTGTATGAGAGCATCATGGACCATGTCTTCCATCGTGAtaacttgttcatttggttcaCCTTCTGTCTCCACACCCCTGAAAGTGACATCATTATCTAAATCAGCTTCTTGCATGGTTTCCCCGTGATCCtcccaaatgaaataattaggcTTGAAACCGTTTTTATACAGGTGAACCTTCACAACTCTTTCGTTCAAAATCTTTGTACAATCGCACTTTGAACATGGACATCGAAGCCCCCCATCTCTTTGATAACGGTCTTGTTCACAAGCTTTAATTATAAACTCTTCAACACCCAAAACAAATGACTCTTTCAACGCACCTCTTCCTCTATAACACCTATCGTACATCCATGAACGATTTGGTGGAACTTGATCCATGTTCTGTATACATATCAATTAACGACAAATTAGCCATTACTTAATACAAGGCTAAATTAATTGAAAGTTCAACACTAAACAATCAAGTAATTGAATTTCCATCACTGCTCCTTGGAAGGTAATGTTAGGTAAGTACTTAGTCATGTTAGTTTACAAGGTTTGGCATATTCATGGGGTATAGATGTTCATGCTTTATGAAAAGTGATGTTGTTATAAAGAGTACACATGGTTGGATACTTTGGGGTGTTGTTTGTAAATGAAAAAGTGTCATGGATACACTTTCAAACCATGTATATTGTGGATATCTTGTTTTTAGCCTCTTGCATTAAGTATACATTGTTGGGGCACTTATCTATACTCTTTGACCAAGAGTGCGGGTAAGAGAGTATTGAGTATTCTCTTCCAttgtttgaagagaaaagaacGAGTTTTAAGTATGAGAGGAGTGGAAGTGAGGTTTGAGTGAGTTGGGGTACATGGGTTGGTACAAATAATGAAGAAAGGAGAACTTTGGTGTCAATGGTGTGGAAAAAGATCATGAAAGAATAATAGTGTTAGTGGAGTGAGGAGATGGACATGTTACAAATCAGCTAGCAAGGCAAGAAGAGAAGATGGAAG harbors:
- the LOC128193952 gene encoding uncharacterized protein LOC128193952 — protein: MDQVPPNRSWMYDRCYRGRGALKESFVLGVEEFIIKACEQDRYQRDGGLRCPCSKCDCTKILNERVVKVHLYKNGFKPNYFIWEDHGETMQEADLDNDVTFRGVETEGEPNEQVITMEDMVHDALIQRQPFQASNSSNIEEAPNEETQRFYNLLLEANTPLYEGASDSKLSMCVRLLACKSNWNIPNQCIDFFAKMLLDVTPHKCGLPKTYYDAKKIVSKLGLQSQRIDCCVDGCMLFYDNEYGKMDGALVECKFCGKPRYQQHKTGASSKKKVPVKSMFYLPIIPRLQRMYASKETATEMTWHHHNKSSNGVLRHPCDGEAWRHFDRVHRDFSIEPRNVRLGLCSDGFNPYVQASSIPYSCWPVIVTPYNLPPEMCMSKPYMFLTCLIPGPFNPKVRIDVYLEPLIDDLKKLWSGVITYDISRRQNFIMRAMLMWTINDFPAYGMLSGWSTHGKLACPHCMEHSKAFRLYNGRKNSWFDSHRRFLPNDHAFRRNKNAFKKGEVDMEDVPPYLTGTEVWNRVNGYPKVTENGAPRIDGYGEWHNWTKKNIFWDLPYWKDNLLRHNLDFMHIEKNFFDNIFNTVMNVSGKSKDNEKARMDLGLYCKRKDLELKTHTNGKMYKPKANYTLSVDQSKQVCQWLKDLRMPDGYSSNLSRCVDVNRGKVIGMKSHDCHVFMECLLPIAFSSLPTHVLNPITEVSHFFRDLCCTTLNEVDLRKMEENIPIIICKMERIFPPSFFDCMEHLPVHLPYEARLGGPVQYRWMYPFERFMGYAKRSIKNKARVEGSIVASYLHKETTHFCSHYFKNFMLTPQSMRNEVDTEVERTTLSVFDEGGRHSGRESTHWLSDEELRSAHVHNDPLSVKNQHLRDLSLGPLRCVKEWHTYFVNGYKFHTHAWSQGKKTINSGVHVKGLTEGGEDDFYGVIKHIYELEYNTSTIEKKVVLFYCDWFDPSRIGTRVDSKYGTVDIRMDKRYILFDPFIIAHNVEQVYYVPYPASRTDKRGWCVAIKTKPRGRIDSNEVDAIKPYQVEEMSHVNDIIQVEEVIRLQDIEAGLEEVDPNNVPSVQRYMDEETSESEEECSEEGQSEDEDEDSFHSSSSE